The Rhodocytophaga rosea genome has a segment encoding these proteins:
- a CDS encoding IS91 family transposase — translation MCQSTLEKASPQAYRYQKKYHLSDIYRLYFKDYLLSKSRHLFVEERHLTAVNQTLCCRTGKLGYHLFRCSGCQAQKYLYHSCKHRFCGNCGSAETQRWAEDLQVKLLDIAHHHVVFTLPAALRKLARDNAKAIYDLFFRASSQVLCNYLSYKHGLHCGIVSVLHTAGSDLKYHPHLHLIVSGGGVNQATGEQVVLPDNYLCNSAHLKKRFRWQFEKGLIELYEKGSLRLPGSLCLGRSYFLSFLKKLNSQDWVVSVQPALADKSHIVKYVGRYTKRACLSEYRIASIQAGRISFIYKDYKNSKTGEKPKEAMMVLPYSEFLDRLLQHVPAKSFRMVRYYGLYATRVKRKEAAAQPATPLPQQVASIAEPTFSDFETYWQEVYGEKALNCSTCQDSLKYIGQYFSGIRVKWRTLSVASSDDSS, via the coding sequence CGCTATCAGAAGAAATACCATTTATCCGACATCTACCGCTTATATTTCAAAGATTATCTGCTTTCTAAAAGCAGGCACTTGTTTGTAGAAGAACGTCATTTAACAGCTGTTAATCAAACCTTGTGCTGCCGGACAGGCAAACTAGGCTATCATTTATTTAGATGTAGTGGCTGCCAAGCGCAGAAATATCTGTATCACTCCTGTAAACACCGCTTTTGTGGCAACTGTGGTTCGGCAGAAACCCAGCGCTGGGCAGAAGACCTGCAGGTAAAGCTTTTAGACATTGCCCATCATCATGTAGTTTTTACTTTGCCCGCCGCTCTACGCAAACTAGCCAGAGACAATGCCAAAGCTATCTATGATTTATTCTTCCGGGCCAGCAGCCAGGTGTTGTGCAACTACTTGAGCTATAAACATGGGCTGCATTGTGGGATCGTCAGCGTCTTGCACACAGCCGGCAGTGATCTCAAATACCACCCGCATCTGCATCTGATCGTCTCAGGTGGTGGGGTAAATCAGGCCACCGGCGAGCAGGTAGTACTGCCGGATAATTATCTTTGTAATAGTGCTCACCTGAAGAAACGGTTCCGGTGGCAGTTTGAAAAGGGACTCATAGAGCTGTATGAAAAAGGCAGCTTACGTCTCCCGGGCAGTCTCTGTTTGGGTAGAAGCTACTTTCTGTCTTTCTTAAAAAAGCTCAACAGCCAGGATTGGGTAGTGTCTGTACAGCCTGCCTTAGCTGATAAAAGTCATATTGTCAAGTATGTAGGCCGCTACACCAAGAGAGCCTGCCTGAGTGAGTACCGCATTGCTTCTATCCAGGCAGGCAGGATAAGCTTTATCTATAAAGATTACAAAAACAGTAAAACCGGGGAAAAGCCTAAAGAAGCGATGATGGTCTTGCCATACAGTGAGTTTCTAGACCGGCTATTGCAACATGTACCGGCCAAAAGTTTCCGTATGGTCCGCTACTATGGCTTGTATGCCACGCGTGTCAAAAGAAAGGAAGCTGCAGCACAACCGGCTACCCCTCTTCCCCAGCAGGTGGCAAGCATTGCTGAGCCCACCTTTTCAGACTTTGAAACCTATTGGCAAGAAGTGTATGGAGAAAAGGCTTTGAATTGTAGCACTTGTCAGGATTCACTTAAGTATATAGGTCAATATTTTAGTGGTATTCGGGTAAAGTGGCGCACCTTGTCAGTTGCAAGTAGTGATGATAGTTCTTGA
- a CDS encoding DUF2569 family protein, with the protein MKELTRNEYLDGNEKPGYGVWLILLFINIAWGSFSVSKAIITYFNSIDSITLSYYLIMIVIGIAATVCFLMRKRYTPTLIIAFLSINLLYFVIGGFFIWRYDGGIDYFGLIRIIVFCLLAISYLLISKRVKEVFTN; encoded by the coding sequence ATGAAAGAATTAACCAGGAATGAATATCTAGATGGTAATGAAAAACCAGGCTATGGAGTTTGGCTAATCCTTCTTTTTATAAATATAGCTTGGGGAAGTTTTTCAGTATCTAAGGCAATTATCACATATTTTAATTCTATAGATAGTATAACTTTAAGCTACTATTTGATAATGATCGTGATTGGCATAGCAGCAACAGTATGTTTTTTAATGAGAAAAAGATATACGCCTACATTAATTATTGCCTTTCTTTCAATTAACCTTCTATACTTTGTTATAGGTGGTTTTTTTATCTGGCGATATGATGGAGGTATTGACTATTTTGGACTAATACGCATTATTGTTTTTTGTCTTTTAGCTATATCCTACTTGTTAATTTCAAAAAGAGTAAAAGAAGTGTTTACCAACTAA
- a CDS encoding type II toxin-antitoxin system RelE/ParE family toxin, with product MVKVIWTEQAIDDLTNIAQYSSGYSEKYASAIVSKLFNKTNVLKTMPRIGRMVPERNSETIRELIEGNYRIIYEISSEDRIDVLTVHHSSKPLGDIK from the coding sequence ATGGTTAAAGTAATATGGACTGAACAGGCTATAGATGACTTAACCAATATAGCGCAATACAGTAGTGGCTACTCTGAAAAATATGCATCTGCTATTGTGTCCAAACTTTTCAATAAAACTAATGTTTTAAAAACCATGCCTAGAATCGGTAGAATGGTGCCAGAGAGAAATAGTGAAACGATAAGAGAATTGATAGAAGGGAACTACCGAATAATTTACGAAATAAGCAGTGAAGACCGAATTGATGTCTTAACAGTCCACCATTCCTCAAAACCATTAGGGGACATAAAATGA